In Roseomonas fluvialis, one genomic interval encodes:
- a CDS encoding sugar transferase, with translation MANQGDTYWLRKHAADEVVRERMRSEPDSKGAVAGRTKPPRPRSTGGIPRLLGQEYGPELIAIGFVMYDIMSIILALILTEDKFLLEANQEIIIINTEMLVFAAVVMGFVLLISATYRIREDKLRLVSLLRPAASVLIALLASAGMAVTIGIEHPPLEASLVLFGILAAVFLMLPRTVFKQQLIHLINIATSRRAVLHGDAECIARFLTNRVLNSHNIEVVGILDAQGISRFGPGDHPTLPRLGSWAELRVRVWRNDVDMLILAPPADHREGLADLIDRFACLNIEIHIANDLPELDGYVERRAMPPTRRILGAPISGLGALGKRLFDVIGASVLLILTLPVLILAALAIVIETPGGVFFRQDRVGYRDARFRIWKFRSMHVAPSSIDAEGCVRQATRGDARVTRVGALLRRSSIDELPQLINVLCGDMSLVGPRPHAPRTLAAGVPFEDVVDCYSARHRVRPGLTGLAQVRGLRGQTDTEAQVRARVASDFEYIRAWSLWLDICILFRTVGVVMKMHNAH, from the coding sequence ATGGCCAATCAGGGTGACACTTATTGGCTTCGCAAGCATGCTGCCGATGAGGTGGTGCGCGAACGGATGCGCAGCGAACCCGACAGCAAGGGTGCCGTGGCCGGCAGGACCAAGCCGCCCCGGCCTCGGTCGACGGGCGGCATTCCTCGGCTATTGGGCCAAGAATATGGTCCTGAGCTGATTGCTATCGGCTTCGTAATGTATGACATAATGTCAATTATATTGGCATTAATATTGACTGAAGATAAATTCCTGCTAGAGGCAAATCAAGAAATAATAATAATCAACACAGAAATGTTGGTTTTTGCGGCGGTAGTGATGGGATTTGTTTTATTGATTTCCGCAACATACAGGATCCGAGAAGATAAATTGCGGCTGGTCAGCTTGTTGCGACCGGCGGCCAGTGTGCTCATCGCGCTGCTCGCATCGGCTGGCATGGCAGTGACGATCGGTATTGAGCATCCGCCCCTGGAGGCATCGCTCGTATTGTTCGGTATCTTGGCGGCGGTATTCCTGATGCTGCCGCGCACCGTGTTCAAACAGCAGCTCATCCATCTGATAAACATCGCAACGAGCCGTCGGGCGGTGCTCCATGGCGATGCCGAATGCATCGCGCGGTTCCTGACAAACCGAGTCCTGAACAGTCACAATATTGAAGTGGTCGGAATACTTGACGCCCAGGGTATTTCTCGCTTCGGCCCTGGCGATCATCCAACACTTCCAAGACTTGGCTCCTGGGCAGAGCTGCGGGTCCGGGTGTGGCGGAACGACGTCGATATGCTGATCCTCGCGCCGCCGGCGGATCATCGAGAAGGCCTCGCCGACCTGATCGACAGGTTCGCCTGCCTGAACATCGAGATCCATATCGCCAATGATCTCCCGGAGCTCGACGGGTATGTCGAGCGCCGCGCGATGCCGCCGACGCGCCGCATCCTGGGCGCGCCCATTTCCGGGTTGGGTGCGCTGGGCAAACGGCTGTTCGACGTGATCGGCGCGTCGGTCCTGCTCATCCTGACCCTGCCCGTGCTGATCCTGGCGGCGCTCGCCATCGTGATCGAAACGCCGGGCGGCGTCTTCTTTCGCCAGGACCGCGTCGGCTACCGCGACGCCAGGTTCCGCATCTGGAAGTTCCGCAGCATGCATGTTGCCCCGTCGTCCATCGACGCGGAAGGCTGCGTGCGCCAGGCGACGCGCGGCGATGCTCGCGTCACCCGCGTCGGAGCCCTTTTGCGGCGCAGCTCGATCGATGAGCTGCCGCAGCTCATCAACGTCCTGTGCGGCGACATGTCACTGGTCGGCCCGCGGCCGCATGCGCCGCGGACCCTCGCCGCCGGCGTCCCGTTCGAGGACGTGGTCGACTGCTATTCGGCGCGGCATCGCGTACGGCCCGGTCTGACCGGGCTGGCCCAGGTGCGCGGTCTCCGCGGGCAGACCGATACCGAGGCGCAGGTCCGCGCACGCGTGGCGTCGGATTTCGAATACATCCGTGCCTGGTCGTTGTGGCTCGACATCTGCATCCTGTTCCGCACGGTCGGCGTCGTGATGAAGATGCACAACGCGCATTGA
- a CDS encoding helix-turn-helix domain-containing protein, with translation MTDERGTAGDNNIEAHGADWGLVGLPRLGDPAAAWPAPLLEQVEHKPAGTTTVQLPADTDAKAGHVSHPVDIHVGARVRLRRQLLGLNQKELAAMLGLSFQQVQKFERGKDRIAASRLYEIANALNVPISFFFDAIPAEDAGQATSADDLPAAPAGDERLKEALNLMRAYRNVSDPALRKRLLDLVRSMG, from the coding sequence ATGACAGACGAACGCGGGACCGCTGGTGACAACAACATCGAGGCCCACGGCGCTGACTGGGGTCTCGTGGGCCTTCCCAGACTCGGGGACCCCGCTGCTGCGTGGCCCGCGCCGCTTCTGGAGCAGGTCGAGCACAAGCCTGCCGGGACGACCACCGTCCAGCTGCCTGCCGACACCGATGCCAAGGCCGGACATGTTTCGCACCCTGTCGACATTCATGTCGGTGCGCGGGTCCGGCTGCGGCGCCAGCTGCTTGGCCTGAACCAGAAGGAGCTGGCGGCAATGCTCGGGCTGAGCTTCCAGCAGGTGCAGAAGTTCGAGCGCGGCAAGGACCGCATCGCGGCAAGCCGGCTGTACGAAATCGCCAATGCTCTCAACGTGCCGATCTCGTTCTTCTTCGACGCGATTCCCGCCGAGGACGCCGGCCAGGCGACCAGCGCAGACGACCTGCCGGCCGCTCCGGCGGGAGACGAACGGCTGAAGGAAGCGCTCAATCTCATGCGCGCGTACCGCAACGTCAGCGATCCCGCCCTGCGCAAGCGGCTGCTCGATCTGGTTCGCAGCATGGGGTGA
- a CDS encoding response regulator transcription factor, with protein MPNDTPAELLTQRAAHLARGATVHVVEDDPGVRVAFELVLREAGMNVVSHGSAEDFLDALARVTEPIACVVTDLRMGGLDGTGLLRRMRATGFDQPVIVVTGRGDAQTAVRAMKDGAADFIEKPCTSERLLHAIAMAFGPQKAKPSEADHKVRDAARAYIAKLTAREHQVLDLLAAGHPNKEVARMLGLSPRTVEIHRARMMARLGVDSFAAAVRIVVQAEMPFADHASALTQNGEAPRLRAV; from the coding sequence ATGCCCAACGACACACCGGCCGAACTCCTCACGCAGCGCGCGGCGCACCTTGCCCGGGGCGCCACCGTCCATGTCGTCGAAGATGATCCGGGCGTGCGCGTCGCCTTCGAACTGGTGCTGCGCGAGGCGGGAATGAACGTCGTCTCGCACGGATCGGCAGAGGATTTTCTCGATGCACTCGCGCGCGTCACGGAACCGATCGCCTGCGTGGTGACGGACCTGCGCATGGGCGGCCTGGATGGGACCGGCCTGCTTCGGCGTATGCGCGCCACGGGCTTTGACCAACCGGTGATCGTGGTCACCGGGCGGGGCGACGCACAGACGGCGGTGCGTGCCATGAAGGACGGCGCGGCCGACTTCATCGAGAAGCCCTGCACATCGGAGCGCCTTCTTCACGCGATTGCGATGGCGTTCGGCCCGCAGAAGGCAAAACCCTCGGAGGCGGATCACAAGGTGCGCGATGCCGCCCGCGCGTACATTGCGAAGCTGACCGCGCGCGAGCATCAGGTTCTCGACCTTCTCGCCGCCGGACATCCGAACAAGGAAGTTGCCCGTATGCTCGGCCTGTCTCCGCGGACGGTCGAGATTCATCGCGCGCGGATGATGGCACGGCTTGGCGTAGACTCATTCGCGGCCGCGGTGCGCATCGTCGTCCAAGCCGAAATGCCCTTCGCGGATCACGCCTCGGCCCTGACGCAAAACGGGGAGGCGCCGCGCTTGCGGGCAGTCTGA